One window of the Geotrypetes seraphini chromosome 19, aGeoSer1.1, whole genome shotgun sequence genome contains the following:
- the TMEM80 gene encoding transmembrane protein 80 isoform X2 translates to MAAVARGRSSTVLSSVPLQILFYFNIVYYIFYFLATLLMIIYKSQVFSYPDANLALDLALLFIMVILEAVRLYLGVKGNLTEEELPLGISLALTVANVILSVYFLVWETYVLRADVIINALLLIFYGLEGILDIFSIAAFVS, encoded by the exons CTGTCATCTGTTCCCTTGCAGATTCTTTTCTATTTCAATATAGTTTATTACATCTTTTATTTCTTAGCTACACTTCTAATGATTATTTACAAAA gtcaggttttcagttaTCCTGATGCAAATCTCGCTTTGGATTTAGCATTGCTGTTCATTATGGTGATTTTGGAAGCTGTGCGATTATATCTGG GTGTGAAAGGAAACCTTACAGAAGAAGAGCTTCCATTGGGGATCAGCCTGGCGTTGACTGTGGCCAATGTCATTCTATCGGTTTATTTCCTGGTGTGGGAGACATATGTATTGAGAGCAGACGTCATTATTAATGCACTTTTGCTCATCTTCTATGGACTGGAGGGCATTTTGGATATCTTTTCTATTGCAGCATTTGTAAGTTAA